The following proteins are co-located in the Manihot esculenta cultivar AM560-2 chromosome 9, M.esculenta_v8, whole genome shotgun sequence genome:
- the LOC110622837 gene encoding ankyrin repeat-containing protein At5g02620, which produces MEGPLRQKSFRQRKMTKQMTGKRDDSLFHAAARTGDLELFLEMVSETGEAELKEQLSKQNQSGETALYVAAECGHVELVKEMIKYYDTGSAGIKARNGYDAFHIAAKQGYLEILRVLMEANPELAMTFDSSNTTALHSAASQGHVEVVNFLLERGSSNLVNIAKSNSKTALHSAARNGHLEILKALLSKEPGLATRVDKKGQTALHMAVKGQNVELVNELVASDSSLINMVDSKGNTALHIAARKGRAQIVAKLLEHKVFDKTAINKSGETAFDTAEKTGHSEIASFLEEHGVQSAKFMKPNTTNTARELKQTVSDIKHEVHNQLQTTRLTRKRVQGIAKRLNKMHTEGLNNAINSTTVVAVLIATVAFAAIFQVPGQFADDPKHLAPGQSAGEANAAPKPEFMIFIIFDSIALFISLAVVVVQTSVVVIERKAKKQLMSVINKLMWLACVLISVAFLALAYVVVGNKERWLALWTTAIGTVIMVTTIGTMCYWVIIQRIESSKLRSIRRSSMSRSLSGSMSIMAESEILENEYKKLYAI; this is translated from the exons ATGGAGGGTCCGTTGAGGCAGAAAAGCTTCCGGCAGCGGAAGATGACCAAGCAGATGACCGGGAAAAGGGACGACTCGCTGTTTCATGCGGCTGCCAGGACGGGGGATTTAGAATTGTTTCTGGAGATGGTGTCTGAAACTGGGgaagcagaattgaaggagcagttgtcGAAGCAGAACCAATCAGGAGAAACTGCGCTTTATGTGGCTGCAGAGTGTGGCCATGTCGAATTGGTGAAGGAGATGATCAAGTACTATGATACTGGTTCGGCTGGTATCAAAGCAAGAAACGGCTATGATGCCTTTCACATTGCTGCCAAGCAAGGTTACTTGG AGATTTTAAGAGTTCTCATGGAAGCTAATCCAGAACTTGCCATGACTTTCGATTCATCGAATACAACTGCGTTGCACTCTGCTGCTTCACAGGGACATGTTGAAGTGGTGAATTTCCTCTTGGAGAGAGGTAGCAGCAATCTGGTTAACATAGCAAAAAGCAATTCTAAAACTGCCTTGCATTCTGCGGCAAGAAATGGTCATTTGGAGATCCTCAAGGCCCTTTTGAGTAAAGAACCTGGGCTTGCAACTAGGGTGGATAAGAAGGGCCAAACAGCTCTGCATATGGCTGTTAAAGGGCAAAATGTGGAGCTGGTGAATGAACTTGTTGCGTCAGATAGTTCCTTGATAAATATGGTTGATTCTAAAGGCAACACTGCGTTGCATATTGCAGCCCGTAAGGGCAGGGCTCAG ATTGTTGCAAAGCTACTTGAACACAAGGTGTTTGACAAAACAGCTATTAACAAATCTGGTGAAACTGCCTTTGACACTGCTGAGAAAACTGGGCACTCCGAAATTGCATCCTTCTTAGAAGAGCATGGTGTCCAGTCTGCCAAATTCATGAAGCCTAACACAACAAACACAGCCCGTGAACTGAAGCAAACTGTGAGTGATATAAAACATGAAGTTCACAACCAGCTTCAGACCACACGCCTCACACGAAAACGTGTTCAAGGTATAGCCAAGAGGCTGAACAAAATGCACACAGAAGGGCTAAACAATGCAATAAACTCAACCACTGTTGTTGCTGTTCTAATTGCCACTGTTGCATTTGCTGCCATCTTCCAAGTCCCTGGCCAATTCGCCGATGACCCAAAACATCTTGCTCCTGGACAATCTGCTGGAGAAGCAAATGCTGCTCCAAAACCTGAGTTTATGATCTTTATCATATTTGACTCAATTGCTCTCTTCATATCATTGGCTGTTGTGGTTGTTCAAACTTCTGTTGTAGTTATAGAGAGAAAGGCAAAGAAACAACTGATGTCAGTGATTAACAAGCTAATGTGGTTGGCCTGTGTGCTGATTTCAGTTGCATTTCTTGCACTGGCATATGTTGTTGTGGGAAATAAGGAAAGGTGGTTGGCACTTTGGACAACAGCTATAGGGACAGTAATCATGGTAACAACAATTGGAACAATGTGTTATTGGGTAATCATTCAGAGAATTGAGTCTTCAAAACTTCGTAGCATTAGGAGGTCATCGATGAGTCGATCTCTATCAGGATCTATGTCAATCATGGCAGAATCAGAGATTTTGGAGAATGAGTACAAGAAACTCTATGCAATTTGA